The genomic region ACATATGTAAGCGACAATATTCTTGTAGATGACGCGGGAAAGAAAATTAACGGCAATTGCGGTAACCTGTACTGTTACGTTCCCGGAAGCATAAACGTGCCACCGCTTTTGTTCTCCGCCCATATGGATACGGTGGAACCCGCAAAAGGAAAACGTGCAGTCCTTCATCAAAACGGAGATATCACTTCTGCGGGAGACACAATCCTGGGTGCCGACGACATTGCGGGAATCAGTGTCATCCTTGAAGCGGTTTTGAGACTGAAAGAGCAAAACATCCCCCACCGCCCCCTGGAGCTTCTTTTCCCTGTTGCGGAGGAAAAATACGGCGCGGGTTCTGCGGTTTTCGATTACAGCGCATTGAAATCAAAAGAAGCCTATGTGCTGGATTTGGGCGGCGAAGTCGGCGAAGCGGCGAATGCTGCTCCCACAATTCTTTCGTTCGAAATAAAAATTCATGGCAAAGCCGCACACGCCGGATTTGCGCCGAAAAGCGGCATTAACGCGATAGCCGCTGCCGCGCGCGCAATTGCAAATCTTTATCACGGGGAACCCGCTCCGGGGCTTACTTTCAATATCGGACGAATAACCGGCGGCGAGGCAGACAATATCGTTCCCTCCCTGTGCACAGTCAGTGGTGAAATCCGCAGCCTTTCCCATGACGCCGTAATGGCATACTGGAACACAGTCAAATCGGTTTTCATTGACGAAACATCCAAAGCAGGCGCAAATATCGAGGCAACTTACAGGATTGAGCTTAAAGCATACGAAACTCCGCTGAATTCGGTGGTGGTAAGACGTTTTGTCAGGGCATGCGGGAGAGCCGGCATTATTCCTCGTATTCACTCAACTTTCGGAGGCAGCGACCTGAACAATTTTGCGCTGCACGGGATCACCGGCCTTGTAATTGCCTGTGGAATGCATGAGGCGCACAGTCTTCGGGAATACAGCAATATACATGAACTGGAGAAATGCGTAAAACTTGTCATGGAACTGATAACAGACCGGGAGGAGATGACTTATGAGGATACCTCTGCAATACCAGCGAACCGAATATGACTGCGGTCCTACCAGCCTCCTTAATGCCATAAGTTTTCTTTTCGACCGGGAGGAATTCCCGCCTGACGTACTTCGCCACTGTATGATTTGCACACTCGACAGCTACAATGATAAAGGAGAAGCTCATAAAAACGGCACATCGGGCATGGCCATGTCTTTCATAGCCTGCTGGCTTAATGAATACGCCAGGGCGACAAAATTCCCCATCCGTGCCGAGGCACTGACCGGAAACGATGTTTACATAGACGAAAACAGCCCCATTATTAAGGCTCTTAAAGCCGGCGCCGCCGCAATAGTGCGGGTCTTTCTGGACTGTGGGCATTACGTTACTCTCACCGGTCTCACTGAAGAAGGAATTGAACTTTTTGACCCATATTACCGCGACACACCTTTTTCTGAAGCAGAAATAAGGATAATTGACAACAAACCCTTTTCCGCGAACAGACTGGTCTCTTTAAGGCATTTTAACCGCGAAGACGACGTGCCGTATGCCTTTGGCCCTGTAAGCAGCAGAGTGGCGGTGATTCTATACAATACCAGCAAAGCAAAAATATAAACAAAGTTAATATGAAAAAATCTCTTGACGTGGTGTTATAAATTACTATATTATACCTATAAAACATATATATTATATATGAATTTGGAGTGTCAATATGGCTAACAGCGCGGGAGCAAAAAAGATGATAATGCCGTTCCATACTCAGATAATGTGTTGTTGCTGTCATCACACCCATAACTTCATATATGGGCGAACGTCCCCGTTTGTCTGATTTTACTGTATTTCAGGGAATAAATGGTGCCGTTCGCCAAAAGCGGGCGGCACTTTTTTAACATAAAAAAAATCCCGATGGAGGAATGGCATATGACAGGGATAAATTTGTCCATTCCCGAGGTCCAGATACGGGAAATCCGCATCAACTCAATCACCGGATACCATGGCGATGCCGAGGAACTGGTCAGAGCCGGGAAAACCGGTCTCAAAGACCGGGATCGTTCTTTCAGCCAGTGTATGGGCTGCGCAACCTCCAAAGCAGCATGCATGACAATTCTTATACAGGACGCGGCGGTAATCAGTCACGGACCGTTGGGATGCGCCTCCTGCCTTCATGAATTTGCTTTTACATACAGGGTGAATTCCCCCATAAGGGATCTTAAAAATCCTACACGCCGTTATATTTTCTCCACAAATCTGCAGGAAAGGGACACCATTTACGGCGGAAGCGCCAAACTTGCCCGGGCAATCCGTGAAGTGTACAGCCGTACCCGGGCGAACGCCATATTTGTGCTGACAACCTGCGCGTTGGCCATCATCGGGGACGATGTGGAAAGCGTATGCGTTGAGGCTGAGGAAGAACTGGGGATTCCCGTCATAGCGGTTTTCTGCGAAGGTTTTCGTTCCAAAGTCTGGACAACAGGTTTTGACGCCGCATATCACGCCATTGCAAGAAAGCTTATAAAAAAACCCCTGCGACGTCGCAGTGATCTCATTAATGTCATTAATTTCTGGGGAAGCGACGTATTCGCCGAATGGTTTGCCCCGTTTGGTGCAAAACCTAACTACATTACCCCCTATTCGACGGTTGAAAGTCTTGAATCGGCCGGTGAAGCCACCGCGACTGTTCAGGCATGCTCTACGCTCGGAAGTTATCTTGGCGCCGTGCTTGAACAGGAGTTCGGGGTCCCGGAAATACCTGCAGCCCCGCCTTACGGAATTGCGCAAACAGACAGGTGGTTCAGGGCACTGGGAAAAATACTCGGCAAGGAAGACATAGCAGAGAAAGTCATAGCCGAAAAGAAAAAGAAATATCTGCCGAGGATAGAAGAACTGCGCAGGGAACTGAGCGGAAAAACCGCCTATGTCACTGCCGGTGCGGCTCATGGCCATGCCCTTCTGGACGTGCTTGGTGAGCTGGGTTTAA from Thermoclostridium stercorarium subsp. stercorarium DSM 8532 harbors:
- a CDS encoding nitrogenase component 1, whose product is MTGINLSIPEVQIREIRINSITGYHGDAEELVRAGKTGLKDRDRSFSQCMGCATSKAACMTILIQDAAVISHGPLGCASCLHEFAFTYRVNSPIRDLKNPTRRYIFSTNLQERDTIYGGSAKLARAIREVYSRTRANAIFVLTTCALAIIGDDVESVCVEAEEELGIPVIAVFCEGFRSKVWTTGFDAAYHAIARKLIKKPLRRRSDLINVINFWGSDVFAEWFAPFGAKPNYITPYSTVESLESAGEATATVQACSTLGSYLGAVLEQEFGVPEIPAAPPYGIAQTDRWFRALGKILGKEDIAEKVIAEKKKKYLPRIEELRRELSGKTAYVTAGAAHGHALLDVLGELGLNAVGAAIFHHDPVYDSKRPENDQLAQRVSDYGNVPNYNVCNRQESELVNALNRIRPDVLLARHGGMTLWGAKLGIPTLLVGDEHFSMGYEGLVNYGERLLEAIENDEFVKNLRKHAVIPYTKWWLEQPTDYFLEGGPGL
- a CDS encoding C39 family peptidase gives rise to the protein MRIPLQYQRTEYDCGPTSLLNAISFLFDREEFPPDVLRHCMICTLDSYNDKGEAHKNGTSGMAMSFIACWLNEYARATKFPIRAEALTGNDVYIDENSPIIKALKAGAAAIVRVFLDCGHYVTLTGLTEEGIELFDPYYRDTPFSEAEIRIIDNKPFSANRLVSLRHFNREDDVPYAFGPVSSRVAVILYNTSKAKI
- a CDS encoding M20/M25/M40 family metallo-hydrolase, which encodes MSERLWKTFSELVGIYSPSFREREFCDTLINYLTYVSDNILVDDAGKKINGNCGNLYCYVPGSINVPPLLFSAHMDTVEPAKGKRAVLHQNGDITSAGDTILGADDIAGISVILEAVLRLKEQNIPHRPLELLFPVAEEKYGAGSAVFDYSALKSKEAYVLDLGGEVGEAANAAPTILSFEIKIHGKAAHAGFAPKSGINAIAAAARAIANLYHGEPAPGLTFNIGRITGGEADNIVPSLCTVSGEIRSLSHDAVMAYWNTVKSVFIDETSKAGANIEATYRIELKAYETPLNSVVVRRFVRACGRAGIIPRIHSTFGGSDLNNFALHGITGLVIACGMHEAHSLREYSNIHELEKCVKLVMELITDREEMTYEDTSAIPANRI